A stretch of the Streptococcus himalayensis genome encodes the following:
- the thrS gene encoding threonine--tRNA ligase, with the protein MIKITFPDGAVREFESGVTTFEIAQSISNSLAKKALAGKFNGKLIDTTRAIVEDGSLEIVTPDHADALDILRHSAAHLFAQAARRLFPEIHLGVGPAIQDGFYYDTDNEAGQISNEDLAAIEDEMRKIVKENFPSIREEVSKDQAREIFKHDPYKLELIEEHSEDEGGLTIYRQGEYVDLCRGPHVPSTGRIQVFQLLNVAGAYWRGNSDNAMMQRVYGTAWFDKKDLKKYIQMREEAKERDHRKLGKELNLFMISQEVGQGLPFWLPNGATIRRTLERYITDKELASGYQHVYTPPLASVELYKTSGHWDHYSEDMFPTMDMGDGEEFVLRPMNCPHHIQVYKNHVRSYRELPVRIAELGMMHRYEKSGALSGLQRVREMTLNDGHIFVAPEQIQEEFKRALQLIIDVYADFNLTDYRFRLSYRDPEDTHKYYDNDDMWENAQAMLKAAMDDMELDYFEAEGEAAFYGPKLDIQVKTALGNEETLSTIQLDFLLPERFNLSYIGADGEEHRPVMIHRGVISTMERFTAILIETYKGAFPTWLAPTQVTLIPVSNEKHVDYAWEVAKELQNHGVRAVVDERNEKMQYKIRQSQTGKIPYQLIVGDKEMEDRAVNVRRYGHKETQTVSLVDFKEQILADIANYSRAPKDA; encoded by the coding sequence ATGATTAAGATTACTTTTCCAGACGGCGCTGTGCGTGAATTTGAGTCTGGTGTTACAACCTTTGAGATTGCACAATCAATTAGCAATTCTCTAGCTAAAAAGGCGCTTGCTGGGAAATTCAATGGCAAATTGATTGATACTACTCGTGCGATTGTTGAAGATGGTTCACTTGAAATCGTCACTCCAGACCACGCGGATGCGCTTGACATCTTGCGTCACTCAGCAGCCCACTTGTTTGCGCAGGCGGCTCGTCGCCTTTTCCCAGAAATTCATTTGGGAGTTGGTCCTGCTATTCAAGACGGTTTCTACTATGACACAGACAATGAGGCTGGACAGATTTCAAACGAAGATTTGGCAGCTATTGAAGACGAGATGAGAAAAATCGTCAAGGAGAATTTCCCAAGCATTCGTGAGGAAGTGTCAAAGGATCAAGCGCGTGAGATTTTCAAACACGATCCGTACAAATTGGAACTGATTGAGGAGCATTCAGAAGACGAGGGGGGCTTGACCATTTATCGTCAAGGAGAATATGTGGATCTTTGCCGTGGTCCTCACGTACCGTCAACTGGTCGTATTCAAGTCTTCCAATTGCTCAATGTAGCAGGTGCTTACTGGCGTGGAAATAGTGATAATGCCATGATGCAACGGGTCTATGGTACAGCTTGGTTTGACAAAAAAGATTTGAAGAAATACATTCAAATGCGAGAAGAAGCCAAAGAACGTGACCACAGAAAACTTGGAAAAGAATTGAATCTCTTCATGATTAGCCAGGAAGTAGGACAAGGCTTGCCTTTCTGGTTGCCAAATGGAGCGACAATTCGCCGTACCTTGGAGCGCTATATTACGGATAAGGAGTTGGCTTCTGGCTACCAACATGTTTACACTCCACCACTTGCTTCCGTTGAATTGTACAAAACATCTGGTCACTGGGATCATTATTCAGAGGATATGTTCCCAACCATGGACATGGGAGACGGTGAGGAATTCGTCCTTCGTCCAATGAACTGTCCACACCACATTCAAGTCTATAAAAATCATGTTCGTTCTTACCGCGAATTGCCAGTTCGTATTGCTGAGCTTGGGATGATGCACCGCTATGAAAAATCAGGTGCCCTTTCAGGCCTTCAACGGGTGCGTGAAATGACCTTGAATGACGGTCACATTTTCGTTGCCCCAGAGCAAATTCAAGAAGAATTTAAACGGGCGCTTCAGTTGATTATTGATGTGTATGCAGATTTCAACTTGACAGATTACCGTTTCCGTCTGTCTTATCGTGATCCAGAAGATACGCATAAATATTACGATAATGATGACATGTGGGAAAATGCTCAAGCCATGTTAAAAGCAGCCATGGATGACATGGAATTGGATTATTTTGAAGCAGAAGGAGAAGCTGCTTTCTACGGTCCAAAATTGGATATTCAAGTGAAAACAGCTCTTGGAAATGAAGAAACCTTATCGACTATTCAGCTGGATTTCTTGCTTCCAGAACGTTTTAATTTAAGCTATATTGGAGCAGACGGAGAAGAACACCGCCCAGTTATGATTCACCGTGGTGTTATCTCTACCATGGAGCGTTTCACTGCTATCTTGATTGAAACCTATAAAGGTGCCTTCCCAACTTGGCTTGCCCCAACTCAGGTCACCTTGATTCCTGTTTCTAATGAAAAACATGTGGACTACGCTTGGGAAGTCGCTAAAGAATTGCAAAATCATGGTGTGCGTGCCGTTGTTGATGAGCGAAATGAAAAAATGCAGTACAAGATTCGCCAAAGTCAAACTGGGAAAATTCCATACCAATTGATTGTCGGAGATAAGGAAATGGAAGACCGTGCGGTTAACGTTCGTCGCTATGGACACAAGGAAACGCAAACCGTTAGTCTTGTAGACTTCAAAGAGCAAATCTTAGCAGATATTGCAAACTACTCTCGCGCCCCAAAAGATGCTTAG
- a CDS encoding DUF3114 domain-containing protein: protein MWQILSKRKWEFSQIGLEERYRVAGQFLALKAQGWSDEALANTVERQLDLSDSRIGSALFCELWQLEKSHLPPRQLLEIVIAIVGMPDDVSGELAENQALVARFHPNLAPHDPFWWDLSHVVDQAFPGTSMAEKDLLARQVHQLRYVISSQQAEYVRQHVKKVGETDSRALARYLRNIYPWWSWKKDYTIGTSARLHNKLKFENGEKRYPSGYSSFNIKILIHFHTEFILDSRGNFLNEMDAQKVDEIGIVNGASFNYGKAGKRHWDLDVDTVGPHDPVFRNQATKGFRAPNRSGKCEADYDRSYFNPQGLYAENALSNYQQTKLVVREFKRMMWRG from the coding sequence ATGTGGCAAATCTTATCGAAACGCAAGTGGGAATTTAGCCAGATAGGACTAGAAGAACGCTACCGTGTAGCAGGGCAATTTTTAGCTCTAAAGGCTCAAGGCTGGTCAGATGAGGCATTAGCGAATACAGTAGAACGACAGCTAGATTTGAGTGACAGTCGGATTGGCTCAGCTTTGTTTTGTGAGCTGTGGCAGTTGGAAAAAAGTCATTTGCCTCCTAGACAGCTCTTGGAGATTGTCATTGCTATCGTGGGAATGCCAGATGATGTGTCAGGAGAATTGGCTGAAAACCAAGCCCTAGTCGCTCGTTTTCATCCGAATCTTGCTCCTCATGATCCTTTTTGGTGGGACTTGTCCCATGTTGTTGATCAAGCCTTTCCAGGAACGAGTATGGCAGAAAAAGACTTACTGGCAAGGCAAGTCCATCAACTGCGTTATGTCATCTCTAGTCAGCAGGCCGAGTATGTCCGCCAGCATGTGAAAAAAGTGGGAGAAACAGATAGCCGTGCCCTTGCTCGTTATCTGCGAAACATCTATCCGTGGTGGTCTTGGAAGAAGGATTATACAATCGGAACGTCTGCTCGCTTGCATAACAAGCTCAAGTTTGAAAATGGTGAAAAGCGGTATCCGTCAGGCTATTCGTCCTTTAATATCAAGATTTTGATTCATTTTCATACGGAATTTATCCTTGACAGTAGAGGTAACTTTCTCAATGAAATGGATGCTCAGAAAGTAGACGAAATCGGGATTGTCAATGGGGCTAGTTTTAACTATGGCAAGGCTGGTAAACGCCACTGGGACTTAGATGTTGATACGGTTGGCCCTCATGATCCCGTTTTTCGAAATCAAGCTACCAAAGGCTTTCGAGCGCCCAATCGTAGCGGCAAATGTGAAGCTGATTATGACCGTAGCTATTTTAACCCGCAAGGATTGTATGCGGAAAATGCCCTATCCAATTATCAACAGACCAAGCTAGTCGTGAGAGAGTTTAAACGCATGATGTGGAGAGGTTGA
- a CDS encoding nuclear transport factor 2 family protein, producing the protein MLDISSFVTAVVAQDEEKLRSYFAEEAVVRWPCTNECFSVDEYIRANCDYPGNWDGEIERMEEVGDTIIIVTRVFPVDKSFSVHAVSFLKLQDDVIVELDEYWADDGEVPDWRKQMNIGKPIQ; encoded by the coding sequence TTGCTGGACATATCGTCGTTTGTGACAGCTGTAGTGGCACAAGATGAGGAAAAACTCAGAAGCTATTTTGCCGAGGAGGCTGTAGTCCGATGGCCCTGCACCAATGAATGTTTTTCTGTGGACGAATATATCCGAGCGAATTGTGACTATCCTGGCAACTGGGATGGGGAAATCGAACGTATGGAAGAGGTAGGGGATACGATTATTATCGTCACGCGTGTTTTTCCTGTTGACAAATCTTTTTCTGTTCATGCGGTCAGCTTTCTGAAACTCCAAGATGATGTGATTGTGGAGCTCGACGAATATTGGGCAGACGATGGCGAAGTGCCAGACTGGCGTAAACAGATGAACATTGGAAAGCCAATTCAATGA
- a CDS encoding CFI-box-CTERM domain-containing protein has product MAYEVLRKGKVIMSFSTEREAVRYIEQKTGFFFGEPVHYYEIRKTGCYLTTAAVDHMGLTDDGVELMALREFRDHYLLTFEEGKQDVEHYYQIAPQLVDIIQQSDRRTELLNSIYQDLILPCLTLIKEEKFSETHQLYKNYTLALEKELLH; this is encoded by the coding sequence ATGGCTTATGAAGTATTGCGTAAGGGCAAAGTCATTATGTCCTTTTCAACGGAGCGCGAAGCCGTTCGCTACATCGAGCAAAAGACGGGATTTTTCTTTGGAGAGCCTGTGCATTACTACGAAATTCGAAAGACAGGGTGCTACTTAACGACTGCCGCTGTGGATCACATGGGTTTAACAGATGATGGCGTAGAACTGATGGCCCTGCGAGAGTTTCGTGATCACTACCTTCTCACCTTTGAAGAAGGCAAGCAAGATGTTGAGCATTATTACCAAATCGCCCCTCAGCTGGTAGACATTATCCAGCAATCCGACCGCAGGACAGAGCTCCTCAACAGTATCTACCAAGATTTGATTCTCCCTTGCCTTACACTCATCAAGGAAGAAAAATTCTCCGAAACTCATCAACTGTATAAGAACTATACATTAGCACTCGAAAAAGAATTGCTCCATTAA
- a CDS encoding ISL3 family transposase, translated as MEQLNLITNFLKMKDKNITITNECDMGTHLELHGHLDYTAPKCPSCKGQMAKYDFQKASKIPYLETAGYPLLIRLRKRRFKCKECGKIAVAETPIVKKNHQISVAVNQKITQLLIENQAMTHIAHRLSISTSTVIRKLNEFKFETDWDKLPEVMSWDEYAFKKGKMSFIAQDFDTNNIIAILDGRTQATIRNHFLRYPRQVRNRVKFITMDMFSPYYALAKKLFPYAKIVLDRFHIVQHLSRAMNRVRTQIMNAFDRKSHEYKTLKRYWKLVQQDSRKLSDKRFYRPTFRMHLTNKEILDKLLSYSDELRQHYELYQLLLFHFQEKNSDHFFDLIEQEIATVNPIFQTVFKTFLKDKDKVLNALELPYSNAKLEATNNLIKVIKRNAFGFRNFENFKKRILIALNIKKEKTKLVLSRC; from the coding sequence ATGGAACAACTAAATCTTATCACAAATTTTCTCAAAATGAAAGACAAAAATATCACGATCACTAATGAATGCGACATGGGAACTCACTTAGAACTCCACGGTCACTTGGATTACACAGCCCCTAAATGCCCTTCCTGCAAGGGACAAATGGCTAAGTACGACTTCCAGAAAGCCTCTAAAATCCCCTACTTAGAAACTGCTGGCTACCCGCTACTTATCCGCCTTCGAAAGCGTCGTTTCAAGTGCAAGGAATGTGGGAAAATAGCGGTCGCTGAAACTCCTATTGTTAAGAAGAACCATCAAATCTCTGTCGCTGTCAACCAGAAAATCACACAATTACTCATCGAAAATCAAGCAATGACACATATCGCACACAGACTTTCCATTTCAACATCTACAGTTATTCGAAAACTCAATGAGTTTAAGTTTGAAACGGATTGGGATAAGCTTCCAGAAGTCATGTCCTGGGATGAGTATGCCTTCAAGAAAGGGAAAATGAGCTTTATCGCTCAAGATTTTGACACAAATAACATCATCGCTATCCTTGATGGAAGAACGCAAGCTACCATCCGAAATCACTTCCTACGATACCCTAGACAGGTCAGAAACCGCGTTAAATTCATCACTATGGACATGTTTAGCCCCTATTATGCCCTTGCTAAGAAGCTTTTTCCTTACGCTAAAATTGTTCTTGATCGCTTCCACATTGTGCAACATCTCAGCCGTGCTATGAACCGTGTCCGTACCCAAATCATGAATGCTTTTGACCGCAAATCGCATGAATACAAGACGCTCAAACGCTACTGGAAACTGGTACAACAAGATAGCCGTAAACTCAGTGACAAGCGGTTCTATCGCCCTACATTTCGCATGCATTTGACCAATAAGGAAATCTTAGACAAGCTCCTATCCTACTCAGATGAGTTACGACAACATTATGAACTCTATCAACTTCTTTTATTCCATTTCCAAGAGAAGAACTCAGATCATTTCTTTGACCTAATTGAACAAGAAATAGCCACTGTTAACCCTATTTTCCAGACGGTATTTAAGACGTTTCTAAAGGATAAGGACAAGGTTTTAAACGCCTTGGAATTGCCTTACTCAAATGCCAAACTTGAGGCGACGAATAATCTCATCAAAGTCATCAAGCGTAATGCCTTTGGATTTCGGAACTTTGAAAACTTCAAAAAGCGGATTTTGATTGCCTTAAACATCAAAAAAGAGAAGACCAAGTTGGTCCTCTCTAGATGTTAG
- the queA gene encoding tRNA preQ1(34) S-adenosylmethionine ribosyltransferase-isomerase QueA produces MNTADFDFDLPEELIAQTPLKQRDASRLLVVDRESGEMKDQHFDAIIDHLQPGDALVMNNTRVLPARLYGEKPDTGGHVELLLLKNTQGDDWEVLAKPAKRLRVGSHISFGDGRLTATIIKELEHGGRIVHFAYEGIFLEVLESLGEMPLPPYIHEKLEDRERYQTVYAKENGSAAAPTAGLHFTRELLEKIEEKGVKLVYLTLHVGLGTFRPVSVEQVDEHEMHSEFYHLSEEAAATLQEVKAAGGRIVAVGTTSIRTLETIGNKFDGHIQADSGWTNIFIKPGYDWRVVDAFSTNFHLPKSTLVMLVSAFLGRELTLTAYQHAINEHYRFFSFGDAMFVE; encoded by the coding sequence ATGAACACAGCAGATTTTGATTTTGATTTACCTGAAGAACTCATTGCCCAGACACCGTTGAAGCAACGGGACGCCTCGCGGCTCTTAGTGGTTGACAGAGAAAGCGGAGAAATGAAAGACCAACATTTTGATGCAATTATCGATCACCTACAGCCCGGCGATGCCTTGGTTATGAATAACACGCGTGTATTACCTGCCCGTCTCTATGGAGAGAAGCCTGATACAGGAGGACACGTCGAGCTTTTGCTACTCAAAAATACTCAGGGAGACGACTGGGAAGTCCTTGCCAAACCCGCGAAACGCTTGCGGGTCGGTAGCCATATTTCCTTTGGAGATGGACGATTAACTGCGACCATTATCAAAGAGCTGGAACACGGAGGGCGAATCGTTCATTTTGCTTATGAGGGAATTTTTCTGGAAGTTTTAGAAAGTTTGGGCGAAATGCCCCTCCCACCTTATATCCATGAGAAACTCGAGGATCGCGAACGTTACCAGACGGTTTATGCCAAGGAAAATGGTTCTGCAGCAGCACCTACGGCTGGGCTGCACTTTACCCGAGAATTGCTGGAGAAAATCGAGGAAAAAGGGGTAAAATTGGTATATTTAACGCTCCATGTCGGGCTTGGAACCTTCCGACCTGTGTCTGTGGAGCAAGTGGATGAACATGAAATGCATTCCGAGTTTTACCACCTGTCAGAAGAAGCTGCTGCCACCCTGCAAGAAGTAAAGGCCGCAGGCGGTCGAATTGTCGCAGTCGGCACCACTTCTATTCGCACACTTGAAACCATTGGCAATAAATTTGATGGCCACATTCAAGCTGATTCTGGCTGGACCAATATCTTTATCAAGCCTGGCTATGATTGGCGTGTAGTCGATGCCTTTTCAACAAACTTCCACTTGCCCAAGTCCACGCTTGTCATGCTCGTCTCTGCCTTTTTAGGTCGTGAATTGACCCTTACTGCCTACCAGCATGCCATCAATGAACACTATCGCTTCTTTAGCTTTGGCGATGCCATGTTTGTAGAATAG